Proteins from a single region of Choristoneura fumiferana chromosome 27, NRCan_CFum_1, whole genome shotgun sequence:
- the LOC141443534 gene encoding uncharacterized protein isoform X1 — MASKIVLFVLVVTIYKVQSDVIYYPKPQSSTASSNAKTSTTASTSSSNAQSASNTQATSQSQTYPAQSSNPNQGIKASSQLQLVPGQKFNLQAIPVSQVQGSVQQKGQYQNSGYSIPIPRPSVQVSPTPQIQTSPAQLIQPSLTGPASVITSPVSSITIPPSTSTTVFDHSLCNSLANALQMMIANEFINSAINNNIIKEGIQIPVVETVVPTFDLATFLKGLNAQQAPSQPETPQSDTDQYDWTAIQNFLNKQGQDEKPVTEATAPTDVANLRSYYQQYGQTAKQINQQQTNSQNTPQVTDSQTYSPQQAVTDNQSPQAYPSQTSYDSALETLAAYFGCNVSDLSSNSYPSVPQIAFPEEIPAQLICNYGYMPTAVPVVSFSVQPLNAGDSNFIVGCKC, encoded by the exons GCAAAGACGTCTACGACAGCATCAACATCTTCATCCAACGCTCAATCTGCATCTAACACGCAAGCAACATCTCAGTCACAAACG TACCCAGCTCAATCTTCTAATCCTAATCAGGGTATAAAAGCATCATCACAGCTACAACTT GTACCTGGACAAAAATTCAACTTACAAGCTATTCCAGTGTCGCAAGTACAG GGTTCTGTACAGCAGAAAGGCCAATACCAGAACAGCGGCTACAGCATCCCAATCCCAAGACCAAGCGTTCAAGTGTCGCCAACACCACAG ATCCAGACATCACCGGCCCAACTCATCCAGCCATCCCTCACCGGACCAGCTTCCGTTATAACCTCACCAGTGTCTTCCATCACCATTCCGCCTTCTACCTCCACCACCGTCTTCGACCATTCCCTATGCAACTCCTTAGCCAACGCCTTACAGATGATGATCGCCAACGAGTTCATCAATTCTGCCATCAACAACAACATCATCAAAGAAGGCATCCAGATTCCTGTCGTAGAAACTGTTGTGCCTACGTTTGACTTAGCCACATTTTTGAAAGGTCTCAACGCTCAACAAGCTCCCAGTCAACCAGAAACGCCTCAAAGCGACACCGATCAATACGATTGGACAGCGATACAGAATTTCTTAAACAAGCAAGGTCAGGACGAGAAACCTGTAACTGAAGCAACTGCACCGACAGACGTAGCAAATTTGAGGAGTTACTACCAACAATATGGTCAAACAGCCAAACAGATCAATCAGCAGCAAACAAACAGCCAAAATACACCACAAGTAACAGACAGCCAAACTTATAGTCCACAGCAAGCTGTCACAGACAATCAAAGCCCACAGGCGTATCCGTCACAGACAAGTTACGATAGTGCTTTAGAAACGTTAGCAGCATACTTCGGTTGCAATGTGTCTGATCTCAGTTCCAATTCGTATCCTTCTGTGCCTCAGATTGCGTTTCCTGAGGAAATACCAGCGCAGTTGATATGCAACTATGGTTATATGCCAACTGCTGTGCCTGTGGTTAGTTTTAGTGTTCAGCCTCTCAATGCTGGGGATAGTAATTTTATAGTTGGGTGTAAGTGCTAG
- the LOC141443534 gene encoding uncharacterized protein isoform X2, whose protein sequence is MASKIVLFVLVVTIYKAKTSTTASTSSSNAQSASNTQATSQSQTYPAQSSNPNQGIKASSQLQLVPGQKFNLQAIPVSQVQGSVQQKGQYQNSGYSIPIPRPSVQVSPTPQIQTSPAQLIQPSLTGPASVITSPVSSITIPPSTSTTVFDHSLCNSLANALQMMIANEFINSAINNNIIKEGIQIPVVETVVPTFDLATFLKGLNAQQAPSQPETPQSDTDQYDWTAIQNFLNKQGQDEKPVTEATAPTDVANLRSYYQQYGQTAKQINQQQTNSQNTPQVTDSQTYSPQQAVTDNQSPQAYPSQTSYDSALETLAAYFGCNVSDLSSNSYPSVPQIAFPEEIPAQLICNYGYMPTAVPVVSFSVQPLNAGDSNFIVGCKC, encoded by the exons GCAAAGACGTCTACGACAGCATCAACATCTTCATCCAACGCTCAATCTGCATCTAACACGCAAGCAACATCTCAGTCACAAACG TACCCAGCTCAATCTTCTAATCCTAATCAGGGTATAAAAGCATCATCACAGCTACAACTT GTACCTGGACAAAAATTCAACTTACAAGCTATTCCAGTGTCGCAAGTACAG GGTTCTGTACAGCAGAAAGGCCAATACCAGAACAGCGGCTACAGCATCCCAATCCCAAGACCAAGCGTTCAAGTGTCGCCAACACCACAG ATCCAGACATCACCGGCCCAACTCATCCAGCCATCCCTCACCGGACCAGCTTCCGTTATAACCTCACCAGTGTCTTCCATCACCATTCCGCCTTCTACCTCCACCACCGTCTTCGACCATTCCCTATGCAACTCCTTAGCCAACGCCTTACAGATGATGATCGCCAACGAGTTCATCAATTCTGCCATCAACAACAACATCATCAAAGAAGGCATCCAGATTCCTGTCGTAGAAACTGTTGTGCCTACGTTTGACTTAGCCACATTTTTGAAAGGTCTCAACGCTCAACAAGCTCCCAGTCAACCAGAAACGCCTCAAAGCGACACCGATCAATACGATTGGACAGCGATACAGAATTTCTTAAACAAGCAAGGTCAGGACGAGAAACCTGTAACTGAAGCAACTGCACCGACAGACGTAGCAAATTTGAGGAGTTACTACCAACAATATGGTCAAACAGCCAAACAGATCAATCAGCAGCAAACAAACAGCCAAAATACACCACAAGTAACAGACAGCCAAACTTATAGTCCACAGCAAGCTGTCACAGACAATCAAAGCCCACAGGCGTATCCGTCACAGACAAGTTACGATAGTGCTTTAGAAACGTTAGCAGCATACTTCGGTTGCAATGTGTCTGATCTCAGTTCCAATTCGTATCCTTCTGTGCCTCAGATTGCGTTTCCTGAGGAAATACCAGCGCAGTTGATATGCAACTATGGTTATATGCCAACTGCTGTGCCTGTGGTTAGTTTTAGTGTTCAGCCTCTCAATGCTGGGGATAGTAATTTTATAGTTGGGTGTAAGTGCTAG
- the LOC141443535 gene encoding uncharacterized protein, which translates to MGWNIVAVFAVVVSVSSGRCVRRPQTTTIPTIQPVQPIQPIIPTVVDGAVVKSLIDTIQLFIVSDLLEETLPGRDVIVTPYPISANYIEDCDILPYDIVYDEDCPDFVTAFVPREPCVKTKPLCVNFGLNEELILPPLAPELPCGLGYLPGGLPVVAKAFAPCPKCSGCGCTCSTAALPICSPYSCAALATPLCPDLSPFVKPVIL; encoded by the exons ATGGGCTGGAATATTGTTGCTGTGTTTGCTGTAGTTGTTAGt GTATCATCAGGCCGTTGCGTCCGTAGACCGCAAACAACCACAATCCCAACAATACAACCTGTACAACCCATACAACCCATTATACCAACCGTAGTAGACGGTGCTGTAGTCAAATCTCTCATTGACACCATCCAACTCTTCATAGTCAGTGACTTACTTGAAGAAACCCTGCCAGGAAGAGATGTCATCGTCACTCCATACCCCATTAGTGCTAATTACATAGAAGACTGCGACATATTACCTTACGATATCGTATACGATGAAGACTGTCCAGACTTTGTGACAGCGTTTGTACCTCGAGAGCCTTGTGTGAAAACGAAACCTTTGTGCGTTAATTTTGGACTAAACGAGGAGTTAATTTTACCACCCTTGGCTCCAGAGTTGCCGTGTGGTCTGGGCTACCTTCCTGGTGGTCTGCCAGTGGTAGCTAAGGCTTTCGCCCCGTGTCCCAAGTGCTCTGGTTGTGGGTGTACCTGTTCCACGGCTGCTTTGCCTATTTGCAGTCCTTACAGCTGTGCCGCTCTTGCTACGCCGCTGTGCCCTGATCTGTCGCCATTTGTGAAACCTGTTATATTGTAG